A single Bacillus sp. OxB-1 DNA region contains:
- a CDS encoding peroxiredoxin family protein yields the protein MNRKTTGYIVAALVIGAMVVMMVKTKLDKPEPIVLSADDQAAIEAMDSLPGLKKGEMPPDFELTTLEGETVRLSELKGTKVVLNFWGSWCPPCKAEMPHMQKYYKKSAEKDNVEILAVNLTSGEKKGLPAVEQFVKAYGLTFPIPLDETGALLQQYQVMIIPTTYFIGTDGVIAHRHVGALDEKMLKGLVQGMN from the coding sequence GTGAACAGGAAAACGACTGGCTATATCGTTGCCGCTTTGGTCATTGGCGCGATGGTGGTCATGATGGTGAAGACAAAATTGGATAAGCCGGAGCCGATTGTCTTGTCGGCGGATGATCAGGCGGCGATTGAGGCGATGGATTCACTGCCCGGGCTGAAAAAAGGGGAGATGCCGCCGGATTTCGAGTTGACGACATTGGAGGGCGAGACGGTCCGGTTATCTGAGTTGAAAGGGACGAAGGTCGTCTTGAATTTCTGGGGCTCTTGGTGTCCGCCGTGCAAGGCCGAGATGCCGCATATGCAGAAGTACTATAAGAAGAGTGCGGAGAAAGATAATGTGGAAATCTTGGCGGTCAATTTGACGTCGGGGGAGAAGAAAGGGCTTCCTGCGGTCGAACAATTTGTGAAGGCATATGGTCTGACTTTCCCGATTCCGTTAGATGAAACTGGCGCATTACTTCAGCAATATCAGGTGATGATCATCCCGACAACTTACTTCATCGGGACCGATGGGGTGATCGCCCACCGCCATGTCGGCGCTTTGGACGAGAAAATGTTGAAAGGCCTCGTGCAAGGAATGAATTGA
- a CDS encoding S41 family peptidase: MRRSRFLLFAALAVIVTASLLVLDGCTGKAEKETTSKSSFSVIDEAFEVIKKKGVYPVEGDMLVEGALRGMADVIGDPYSTYLSKEEAAAHKESLASERVGIGAELTRSNGKFIIVAPIKSSPAEKAGLRPYDEIVRIDGERLDGDTLRDVVKRIRGKKGTNVSMTIYRPEVEKHLEVTVTRDTIPVKTVSAELLEERGEKIGYISITTFGEETANEWQEETTRVLKEGADGLVIDVRGNPGGYLHSVGNIAGSLLQNDTVFAFMEDAKGALTPLVTEPVEGLEFDEKLKKMPIVILQNEGSASASEVLTGAVKDLNRGFIAGTTSFGKGTVQETMDLSNGGEMKLSTHKWLTPKEQWIHGKGVEADLKVEQNYLFEEHIRMVTEIYAEGDFHDDIAYAQRLLTGLGYSTGRDDGYFDESTAEAVHAFRIDAEVDAGDAMDRVFFTALREQVETYRKDIKNDSQLQMAIGYMHHKITDK; the protein is encoded by the coding sequence ATGCGAAGGAGCCGGTTTCTTTTATTTGCCGCATTGGCGGTAATTGTGACGGCCAGTTTGCTCGTGCTGGATGGCTGCACGGGAAAAGCGGAAAAGGAGACGACATCGAAAAGTTCGTTCAGTGTCATCGATGAAGCATTTGAAGTCATCAAAAAGAAAGGCGTGTATCCGGTTGAGGGGGACATGCTCGTAGAAGGGGCTTTGCGCGGAATGGCGGATGTCATCGGGGATCCCTACTCGACGTATTTATCAAAAGAGGAAGCGGCGGCCCATAAGGAATCGTTAGCCAGCGAACGGGTTGGCATCGGGGCGGAACTGACCCGGTCCAATGGAAAATTCATCATCGTGGCACCGATTAAATCTTCGCCGGCGGAAAAAGCAGGGTTGCGCCCTTATGATGAAATCGTCCGGATCGATGGCGAACGGTTGGACGGCGATACGCTACGGGATGTCGTGAAGCGGATCCGCGGCAAAAAGGGAACGAACGTGTCAATGACGATTTACCGGCCAGAGGTGGAGAAGCATTTGGAAGTGACCGTCACACGGGATACCATTCCGGTGAAGACGGTGTCTGCAGAGTTGTTAGAGGAGCGCGGTGAGAAGATCGGTTACATATCGATTACGACATTCGGCGAGGAGACGGCGAATGAGTGGCAGGAGGAGACCACCCGGGTGTTGAAAGAAGGGGCGGATGGCCTCGTGATCGATGTGCGCGGGAATCCAGGGGGCTATTTGCATAGTGTCGGTAATATTGCAGGAAGTTTATTGCAGAATGATACGGTTTTCGCTTTCATGGAGGATGCCAAAGGGGCACTTACGCCGCTAGTGACCGAACCCGTGGAAGGCTTGGAATTCGATGAGAAGTTGAAAAAGATGCCAATCGTCATTTTGCAGAATGAAGGAAGCGCTTCTGCCAGCGAAGTGTTGACGGGAGCGGTGAAGGACTTGAATCGAGGATTCATCGCCGGGACGACGAGTTTCGGAAAAGGGACTGTGCAAGAGACGATGGACTTGTCAAATGGCGGGGAAATGAAATTGTCGACTCATAAATGGTTAACACCGAAAGAGCAATGGATCCATGGCAAAGGGGTCGAAGCCGATTTGAAGGTGGAGCAGAATTATCTGTTTGAGGAGCACATCCGGATGGTGACGGAGATTTATGCGGAAGGCGATTTCCATGACGACATCGCGTATGCTCAGCGATTGTTGACTGGATTGGGATATAGCACGGGGCGGGACGACGGGTATTTCGACGAGTCCACCGCCGAAGCAGTCCACGCGTTTCGGATCGATGCCGAAGTGGATGCCGGTGACGCGATGGACCGGGTTTTCTTCACGGCCTTACGCGAACAGGTGGAAACGTACCGGAAAGATATTAAGAATGATAGCCAATTGCAAATGGCGATTGGGTATATGCATCATAAAATTACAGATAAATGA
- a CDS encoding PDZ domain-containing protein has translation MSEKIMLDVLQAVALFFLNPVFLATLLIAVAVGYFRVKRERRSFRVRLLPGWTELKRLVPDSLGYALLLSLLICGAGLVVDPGWLVLFSATALVAILTFYFKWTSPVYFAGVATVGLLLLQRFAGDFAYRGWTPAAVDWSGDLTVTIPVLAGLFLIVEGFLISRHTTRYASPFLKETDRGLHAAVFQAKRIWLLPVLFLVPGDMISAYLPYWPQFTLGERAFSFIPVPVVIGFSQVARSVFPDVLFPKIGQAVSWTGFAVVVIGLSAMWMPILGWTALAIGVVCRAFLSILVAIRERRGRYVAAPRSAGVVIAGILPDSPGEKMGLAPGECIRAVNGIPVSNEKELYDAIQINAAHCRLQVIDRNGEVRLMQQVLYRYDHHRLGVLVVR, from the coding sequence ATGTCGGAGAAAATCATGTTGGATGTATTGCAGGCCGTGGCGCTGTTTTTCTTGAACCCCGTATTTCTGGCCACGCTGCTCATCGCGGTGGCGGTTGGGTATTTCCGGGTGAAGCGGGAGCGGCGGAGTTTCCGGGTGCGTTTGTTGCCAGGATGGACGGAGTTGAAGCGGCTGGTGCCCGATTCGCTTGGGTATGCGTTGCTGCTGTCCTTGCTGATCTGTGGAGCGGGGCTGGTGGTGGATCCCGGTTGGCTGGTCCTGTTCTCGGCAACCGCGCTCGTGGCCATTCTCACATTCTACTTTAAATGGACATCGCCGGTGTACTTCGCAGGAGTGGCAACGGTCGGGCTGCTCCTGCTCCAGCGATTCGCGGGGGATTTCGCATACCGGGGCTGGACGCCGGCTGCTGTCGATTGGTCGGGGGACTTGACTGTGACAATTCCGGTGCTGGCCGGCTTATTCCTTATCGTGGAAGGGTTCCTCATTAGCCGGCACACTACTCGCTATGCCTCGCCCTTTTTAAAAGAAACGGATCGCGGGCTTCACGCGGCGGTCTTCCAAGCGAAGCGGATTTGGCTGTTGCCTGTCCTGTTCCTCGTTCCGGGGGATATGATTTCGGCCTATCTTCCGTATTGGCCGCAATTCACGCTCGGCGAGAGGGCTTTCAGCTTCATCCCTGTCCCAGTCGTGATCGGTTTTTCTCAAGTGGCCCGCTCTGTCTTCCCGGATGTGCTGTTTCCGAAAATAGGACAGGCGGTATCTTGGACTGGCTTCGCGGTTGTAGTTATCGGGCTTTCTGCGATGTGGATGCCGATTCTCGGCTGGACTGCGCTTGCGATCGGTGTCGTCTGCCGCGCCTTCCTGTCGATCCTTGTAGCGATCCGGGAACGGCGGGGCCGCTACGTGGCGGCTCCCCGATCGGCCGGTGTCGTCATAGCGGGCATATTGCCGGATTCTCCAGGTGAAAAGATGGGCTTGGCTCCAGGAGAGTGCATACGGGCGGTGAACGGTATCCCGGTCAGCAATGAAAAAGAGTTATATGATGCGATTCAAATCAATGCCGCGCATTGCCGGCTCCAAGTGATCGACCGGAACGGGGAAGTGCGGCTCATGCAACAGGTGCTGTATCGCTATGACCACCACCGCCTTGGCGTACTGGTCGTCCGATAA
- a CDS encoding CsbA family protein, which translates to MESFETKLFLAILLPGLLVVFFTRVTFHHVVGLILTIALIAASVYAGYTHNWLLYVADALSLTIGFWYATRMVKRARRHGEEDEMDG; encoded by the coding sequence ATGGAATCATTTGAAACGAAATTGTTTTTGGCCATTTTGCTGCCGGGACTGCTCGTCGTCTTTTTCACGCGTGTCACGTTCCATCATGTTGTCGGACTCATTTTGACGATTGCGCTCATCGCCGCTTCGGTGTACGCGGGATATACCCATAATTGGCTGCTTTATGTCGCCGATGCGCTGTCGTTGACGATCGGCTTCTGGTATGCGACCCGAATGGTGAAGAGAGCGAGGCGCCATGGGGAAGAGGATGAAATGGACGGATGA
- the fabG gene encoding 3-oxoacyl-ACP reductase FabG has product MRQFEGKTVVVTGGSKGIGKGIAKVFSQLGANVAILARHEDEASKVAEELQGDHNNVRAYKSNVTSLETLETAAKAIAEDFGSVDIVCANAGIFPSATMEEMTEEQWDYVQNVNSKGTFFTVKAFLPYVKKAEHGRFIVTSSITGPITGYAGWSHYGASKAAQLGFMRTAALELAKDNITINAVSPGNIFTEGLDGMGEDYLKAMAAAIPFKRLGTVEDIGYAAAFFASKEAGFVTGQTLVVDGGQILPESIE; this is encoded by the coding sequence ATGAGACAATTTGAAGGGAAAACGGTAGTGGTGACAGGTGGCAGCAAGGGGATCGGAAAAGGGATTGCGAAGGTCTTCTCCCAATTGGGGGCCAATGTGGCGATTCTTGCACGACATGAGGACGAGGCATCAAAAGTCGCGGAGGAGTTGCAAGGCGATCATAATAATGTAAGGGCTTACAAATCCAATGTCACCTCACTGGAGACGCTGGAAACAGCCGCAAAGGCCATCGCCGAGGATTTCGGTAGTGTGGATATCGTTTGCGCGAACGCAGGAATTTTTCCATCAGCCACCATGGAAGAGATGACAGAGGAGCAATGGGACTACGTGCAAAATGTGAATTCGAAAGGCACCTTTTTCACAGTGAAAGCATTCCTCCCATACGTGAAGAAGGCGGAACACGGCCGTTTCATCGTCACTTCTTCCATTACCGGTCCGATTACGGGATACGCCGGTTGGTCGCATTACGGAGCAAGCAAGGCGGCACAACTCGGCTTCATGCGGACGGCGGCACTTGAACTCGCAAAGGACAATATTACGATCAATGCTGTCTCCCCCGGAAACATTTTCACTGAAGGGCTGGATGGTATGGGGGAGGACTATTTAAAAGCGATGGCCGCAGCCATTCCATTCAAACGATTGGGGACCGTAGAAGATATCGGATATGCAGCAGCATTCTTCGCTTCCAAAGAAGCAGGCTTCGTAACCGGACAGACCCTGGTCGTCGACGGCGGTCAAATTTTGCCGGAAAGTATTGAATGA
- a CDS encoding DeoR/GlpR family DNA-binding transcription regulator yields MSLTFEDRKKVIIETLERDEKVQVRELANELEVSGETIRRDLDRLEKEGVLKKVYGGAVKEKSSRELPFDLKTDIMTNEKQAICKAAADLVEDGDSIIIGHGTTPVGIVRYLANKKNVTVITPSIPVLLSTMEYFEGKVIFIGGEYEANQKFTSGPLSASVLGQLKANKSFVAAGGLSINDGMSDYDLQGAGSSRQMMSRADEAIILADHTKFGKTTFAHICSLTDISMIITDEHCSEEWQNVLRDNEIELIIANVEN; encoded by the coding sequence ATGTCTTTAACATTCGAGGACCGAAAGAAAGTGATCATAGAGACGCTGGAACGGGATGAAAAAGTGCAAGTCCGTGAATTGGCGAATGAGCTGGAAGTCTCCGGGGAAACGATCCGACGGGATTTGGATCGCTTGGAGAAGGAAGGCGTATTGAAAAAAGTGTATGGCGGTGCCGTCAAAGAGAAATCATCCCGAGAACTGCCGTTTGACTTGAAGACAGACATCATGACGAACGAGAAGCAGGCGATCTGCAAAGCGGCCGCCGATTTGGTCGAGGATGGCGACAGCATTATAATCGGGCATGGCACGACGCCGGTCGGGATTGTTCGGTATTTGGCGAATAAAAAGAACGTGACAGTCATCACGCCTTCCATACCGGTCCTCCTATCGACGATGGAATATTTCGAAGGGAAAGTGATCTTCATCGGTGGGGAATATGAGGCGAATCAGAAGTTCACAAGCGGTCCGCTTTCGGCATCCGTCCTTGGCCAATTGAAGGCCAATAAGTCATTCGTGGCGGCGGGCGGCTTATCCATCAATGACGGCATGTCGGATTACGATTTGCAGGGGGCCGGCAGTTCCAGGCAAATGATGAGCCGTGCGGATGAAGCGATCATTCTGGCAGATCACACGAAGTTCGGGAAAACGACCTTCGCGCACATCTGCTCGCTGACCGATATTTCGATGATCATCACCGACGAACATTGCTCGGAAGAATGGCAAAATGTCCTCAGAGACAACGAAATTGAATTGATCATCGCGAATGTAGAAAACTGA